In a single window of the Papaver somniferum cultivar HN1 chromosome 8, ASM357369v1, whole genome shotgun sequence genome:
- the LOC113306113 gene encoding uncharacterized protein LOC113306113 codes for MNAASLLLGRPWQYDIRVVHNCYKNTYTFIHKGFTKFLWPLQSSTSIKEPADKNTTALVATIVHSLKQTHSLSSHEVAKPMVEISKKVQPLLSYFADLFPAELPNTLPHLRDLQHQIDFIPGTSIPNQTHYSLSPKEHDILQGHVDGFYKKV; via the coding sequence ATGAATGCAGCAAGCTTACtattgggaagaccatggcaATATGACATTCGTGTTGTTCATAATTGCTATAAGAATACTTATACCTTTATTCATAAAGGTTTTACTAAATTTTTGTGGCCTTTGCAATCTTCTACTTCAATCAAAGAGCCAGCAGACAAAAACACAACTGCATTAGTTGCTACTATTGTTCATTCTTTAAAACAAACTCATTCTCTGAGTTCTCATGAAGTTGCTAAACCAATGGTGGAGATTTCAAAAAAGGTACAACCGTTACTTTCTTATTTTGCTGACCTATTTCCTGCTGAGTTACCAAATACTTTACCTCATCTGAGAGATTTACAGCATCAGATAGACTTTATACCTGGAACATCTATTCCTAATCAAACACATTATAGTTTAAGTCCTAAAGAGCATGATATATTACAAGGTCACGTTGATGGTTTTTACAAAAAGGTTTGA